Proteins co-encoded in one Acidovorax sp. 69 genomic window:
- the pepN gene encoding aminopeptidase N — protein sequence MLQLHNADGSGDGTGPSTAIRREDYTAPAYWIDSVELTFDLDPNKTRVLNRMTLRRNPDVAAQPLKLDGDDLNLARVLVNGQGTSFKMEGSRLVLENLPEGSEPFALEIFTTCCPAKNTQLMGLYVSQGTFFTQCEAEGFRRITYFLDRPDVMASYTVTLRGDKAHYPVLLSNGNLVDSGDLEDGRHFAKWVDPHKKPCYLFALVAGKLVAREQKIKSRSGTDHLLQVYVRPGDLGKTEHAMNSLMYSVAWDEARFGLPLDLERFMIVATSDFNMGAMENKGLNIFNTKYVLASEATATDTDFGNIESVVGHEYFHNWTGNRVTCRDWFQLSLKEGLTVFRDQEFSMDLAGSPSARAVKRIEDVRVLRTAQFPEDAGPMAHPVRPDSYVEINNFYTVTIYEKGAEVVRMQHNLVGREGFAKGMKLYFERHDGQAVTCDDFVQAIADANPGSPLTQHLAPFKRWYSQAGTPRVRAAGRYDAATRCYALTLSQSCTPTPGQSEKLPFVIPVDLGLIDASTGATLPLHLSGEGTVGSSAPTSRVVVLTEASQTLTFTNVDVEPVPSLLRGFSAPVVLDIDYTDSQLLALLAYDTDAFNRWEAGQRLALRIAINAIADSEQKTSADGRFDHQILPTEFVDAMRAVLHNPLLDAAFKELVLTLPSETYIAEQLEVVDPQRIHAVREAMREQLALSLQAVWEAVWEQNQDTGGYSPDPISSGRRALSGLALHMLCIAAQRTGDVVWPGKAYQRFKVASNMTDRFNALTALVASGSELATPALARFHALFKDEPLVIDKWFALQAGSPDRGGNVLPAVRQLMQHPDFSLKNPNRARSVIFSYCSANPGAFHRTDAAGYVFWSERVIELDAINPQVAARLARALDRWKKLANPWRSAAREAIARVAAKPDLSNDVREVVTRALAD from the coding sequence ATGTTGCAACTGCATAACGCAGACGGAAGCGGAGACGGCACAGGCCCGTCCACAGCCATCCGCCGCGAGGACTACACCGCCCCCGCCTACTGGATCGACAGCGTCGAGCTGACTTTCGACCTGGACCCCAACAAGACCCGTGTGCTCAACCGCATGACACTGCGCCGCAACCCCGATGTGGCCGCGCAACCGCTCAAGCTCGACGGCGACGATTTGAACCTGGCGCGTGTGCTGGTCAACGGCCAGGGCACCTCGTTCAAGATGGAGGGCTCGCGCCTGGTGCTGGAGAACCTGCCCGAGGGCAGCGAGCCCTTTGCATTGGAGATCTTCACGACCTGTTGCCCAGCCAAGAACACGCAGCTCATGGGCCTGTATGTGAGCCAGGGCACGTTCTTCACGCAGTGCGAAGCCGAGGGCTTTCGCCGCATCACGTACTTCCTCGACCGCCCGGACGTGATGGCCAGCTACACCGTCACCCTGCGCGGCGACAAAGCCCACTACCCGGTGCTGCTCAGCAACGGCAACCTGGTGGACAGTGGCGACCTAGAGGACGGCCGCCACTTTGCCAAGTGGGTCGACCCGCACAAGAAGCCCTGCTACCTCTTCGCCCTGGTCGCAGGCAAGCTGGTGGCCCGCGAGCAGAAGATCAAGAGCCGATCGGGCACCGACCACCTGCTGCAGGTGTATGTGCGCCCGGGCGACCTGGGCAAGACCGAACACGCGATGAATTCGCTGATGTACAGCGTGGCCTGGGACGAAGCGCGCTTTGGCCTGCCGCTGGACCTGGAGCGGTTCATGATCGTCGCCACCAGCGACTTCAACATGGGCGCCATGGAGAACAAGGGCCTGAACATCTTCAATACGAAGTACGTTCTGGCCAGCGAAGCCACGGCCACCGACACCGATTTCGGCAACATCGAAAGCGTGGTCGGCCACGAGTACTTTCACAACTGGACGGGCAACCGCGTCACCTGCCGCGACTGGTTTCAGCTGAGCCTGAAGGAAGGCCTCACGGTCTTCCGCGACCAGGAATTCAGCATGGACCTGGCAGGCAGCCCGTCGGCCCGCGCCGTCAAGCGCATCGAAGACGTGCGCGTGCTGCGTACTGCACAGTTCCCGGAAGACGCTGGGCCCATGGCCCACCCCGTGCGGCCCGACAGCTATGTCGAGATCAACAACTTCTACACCGTCACGATCTACGAAAAGGGTGCCGAGGTCGTGCGCATGCAGCACAACCTGGTGGGCCGTGAAGGTTTTGCCAAAGGCATGAAGCTGTACTTCGAGCGCCACGACGGCCAGGCCGTGACCTGTGATGATTTCGTGCAGGCCATCGCCGATGCCAACCCTGGCAGTCCGCTCACACAGCACCTTGCACCATTCAAACGCTGGTACAGCCAGGCGGGCACCCCCCGCGTGCGCGCGGCAGGCCGCTATGACGCCGCCACGCGCTGCTATGCGCTCACACTGTCACAAAGCTGCACCCCCACGCCCGGCCAGAGCGAGAAGCTGCCTTTCGTCATCCCGGTGGACCTGGGACTGATCGACGCCAGCACCGGCGCCACCCTGCCCTTGCACTTGTCAGGCGAAGGCACGGTGGGCAGCAGCGCGCCCACTTCGCGCGTGGTCGTGCTCACCGAAGCATCGCAGACGCTGACCTTCACCAACGTGGATGTTGAGCCTGTGCCCTCGCTGCTGCGTGGTTTCAGTGCGCCCGTGGTGCTGGACATCGACTACACCGATTCGCAACTTCTGGCCCTGCTGGCGTACGATACCGATGCCTTCAACCGCTGGGAAGCGGGCCAGCGCCTGGCGCTGCGCATTGCTATCAATGCAATAGCTGATAGCGAACAAAAGACAAGCGCTGACGGCCGTTTTGACCACCAAATCCTCCCCACAGAGTTTGTGGATGCGATGCGCGCCGTACTACACAACCCCTTGCTCGATGCGGCGTTCAAGGAACTGGTGCTCACCTTGCCGTCTGAAACCTACATCGCCGAGCAATTGGAAGTGGTCGACCCGCAGCGCATTCACGCCGTGCGCGAGGCCATGCGCGAGCAACTGGCCCTGTCGTTACAGGCGGTTTGGGAAGCGGTCTGGGAGCAGAACCAGGACACCGGGGGCTACAGCCCAGACCCCATCTCCTCTGGCCGCCGCGCCCTGAGCGGCCTGGCGCTGCACATGCTATGCATCGCTGCACAGCGCACTGGCGATGTGGTGTGGCCCGGCAAGGCCTACCAGCGCTTCAAGGTGGCCAGCAACATGACCGACCGCTTCAATGCGCTGACCGCCCTGGTGGCCAGTGGCAGCGAGCTGGCCACACCGGCACTGGCACGCTTTCATGCGCTGTTCAAGGATGAACCCCTGGTCATCGACAAGTGGTTCGCGCTGCAGGCCGGCAGTCCCGACCGGGGTGGCAACGTGCTGCCGGCCGTGCGCCAGCTCATGCAGCACCCCGACTTCAGCTTGAAAAACCCCAACCGCGCACGCAGCGTGATCTTCAGCTACTGCAGCGCCAACCCCGGCGCCTTCCATCGTACCGACGCGGCGGGCTACGTGTTCTGGAGCGAACGCGTGATCGAGCTGGATGCCATCAACCCACAGGTCGCCGCCCGCCTGGCGCGTGCGCTTGATCGCTGGAAGAAACTGGCCAATCCCTGGCGCAGTGCCGCACGCGAAGCCATCGCCCGCGTTGCCGCCAAGCCCGACCTCTCCAACGATGTGCGCGAGGTAGTTACCCGTGCACTCGCAGATTGA
- a CDS encoding HAD family phosphatase, translating into MTAPTAAIIFDMDGTMIDSMPWHAKAWVEFARRRGMDIDVPDLMARTTGKNGNECIVELLGRAVHQDEADALTHEKETIYRELFAPRFAEVAGFRQFAAQVHRRGLKVAVGTAGDIGNVEFALGHLGLHPAPLAIVRGDEGLPGKPQPAIFLEAARRIAAAPEHCIVFEDAPFGIEAARRAGMRAVAICSTHTPEQLAGPHVLAAVRDYTELMNTDFLESIHVATA; encoded by the coding sequence ATGACTGCCCCCACTGCGGCCATCATCTTCGACATGGATGGCACCATGATCGACTCCATGCCCTGGCACGCTAAGGCCTGGGTCGAGTTCGCGCGCCGCAGGGGGATGGACATCGATGTGCCCGACCTCATGGCGCGCACCACCGGCAAGAACGGCAACGAGTGCATCGTCGAACTGCTGGGCCGCGCCGTGCATCAAGATGAGGCGGATGCACTCACGCACGAGAAAGAAACCATCTACCGCGAGCTGTTTGCCCCCCGCTTTGCCGAAGTGGCGGGCTTTCGCCAGTTTGCCGCGCAGGTGCATCGGCGCGGGCTGAAGGTGGCTGTGGGTACTGCGGGGGACATCGGCAACGTGGAATTTGCATTGGGCCACCTGGGCCTGCACCCTGCGCCGCTGGCCATCGTGCGCGGCGACGAGGGCCTGCCTGGCAAGCCCCAGCCCGCCATTTTTCTCGAAGCCGCGCGCCGCATTGCTGCAGCGCCCGAGCACTGCATCGTTTTTGAAGACGCGCCTTTTGGCATCGAAGCCGCACGCCGCGCAGGCATGCGCGCCGTGGCCATTTGCAGCACCCACACGCCCGAGCAATTGGCCGGGCCCCATGTGCTGGCTGCCGTGCGCGACTACACCGAACTCATGAACACCGATTTTCTGGAGAGCATCCATGTTGCAACTGCATAA
- the prfB gene encoding peptide chain release factor 2 (programmed frameshift): MDAERINLIGNTLSDLTVRTQELRRYLDFDAKFERLRTVNASLEDPSVWNDPKKAQELGKEKKSLDGVVLTLEKLTRELADNTELYDMSKEEGDEDGLMTIEAETAKLKPEIEQLEFRRMFRMEADPLNCFIDIQAGAGGTEACDWASMLLRQYLKYAERKGFKTTVEEETPGDVAGLKSATIKVEGEYAYGLLRTETGVHRLVRKSPFDSSGGRHTSFASLFVYPEIDDSIEININPADVRTDTYRASGAGGQHINKTDSAVRLTHMPTGIVVQCQDGRSQHGNRDIAWQRLRSKLYDFEMRKRQEEAQKLEDTKTDVGWGHQIRSYVLDNSRIKDLRTNVEISATQKVLDGDLDAFIEASLKQGV; this comes from the exons ATGGACGCAGAACGTATCAACCTCATTGGCAACACCCTTTCCGACCTGACCGTGCGAACGCAAGAGTTACGGAGGTATCTT GACTTCGATGCCAAATTTGAACGCCTGCGCACGGTAAACGCGTCGCTGGAAGACCCTTCGGTCTGGAACGATCCAAAGAAGGCCCAGGAGCTGGGCAAAGAAAAGAAGTCGCTTGATGGCGTCGTATTGACGCTGGAAAAGCTCACGCGCGAGCTGGCCGACAACACCGAGCTCTATGACATGAGCAAGGAAGAAGGCGACGAAGATGGCCTGATGACCATCGAGGCCGAGACCGCCAAGCTCAAGCCCGAGATCGAGCAGTTGGAGTTCCGCCGCATGTTCCGCATGGAGGCCGATCCGCTCAACTGCTTTATCGACATCCAGGCTGGCGCCGGTGGCACCGAGGCCTGCGACTGGGCCAGCATGCTGCTGCGCCAGTACCTGAAGTACGCCGAACGCAAGGGCTTCAAGACCACGGTCGAAGAAGAAACCCCAGGCGATGTGGCCGGCCTCAAGAGCGCCACGATCAAGGTCGAGGGCGAATACGCCTACGGCCTGCTGCGCACCGAAACCGGCGTGCACCGCCTGGTGCGCAAGAGCCCGTTCGACTCGTCCGGCGGTCGCCACACCTCGTTTGCCTCGCTGTTCGTCTATCCGGAGATCGACGACTCCATCGAGATCAACATCAACCCGGCTGACGTGCGCACCGACACCTACCGCGCATCGGGCGCGGGCGGGCAGCACATCAACAAGACCGACTCGGCCGTGCGTCTGACCCACATGCCCACCGGCATCGTGGTGCAGTGCCAGGACGGCCGCAGCCAGCACGGCAACCGCGACATCGCATGGCAGCGCCTGCGCTCCAAGCTGTACGACTTTGAGATGCGCAAGCGCCAGGAAGAAGCGCAGAAGCTGGAAGACACCAAGACCGATGTGGGCTGGGGCCACCAGATCCGAAGCTACGTTCTGGACAACAGCCGCATCAAGGACCTGCGCACCAACGTCGAAATTTCGGCCACGCAGAAGGTGCTTGACGGCGACCTGGACGCCTTCATAGAAGCCTCGTTGAAGCAAGGCGTTTAG
- a CDS encoding alpha/beta fold hydrolase — MYQALKPSRSSTLALRHLNYHVRHWGPEQSDLPPLVLVHGWMDVSASYQFTVDALQQERRIIAPDWRGFGLTSSAQADHYFFADYLADLDLLLDHYAPGQAIDLVGHSMGGNVAMMYAGVRPERIRKLVNLEGFGMPATRPAQAPTRYAQWIDEIKQLHQGNKDLKTYESADGVARRLMKTNPRLSEDKAQWLAQHWARPNAQGLWEILGDPAHKITSAQLYRVDEALAIYERISAPVLAIEASGDSLTQWWKGKYTLDEYHQRLTHVRACRTAMVEEAGHMLHHDQPEQVAQLIEQFLNEA, encoded by the coding sequence ATGTACCAAGCCCTCAAACCCTCCCGCAGCAGCACGCTGGCGCTGCGCCACCTGAACTACCACGTCCGCCACTGGGGCCCCGAGCAGAGTGATCTGCCCCCGCTGGTATTGGTGCACGGCTGGATGGACGTGAGCGCCTCCTATCAATTCACGGTGGACGCGCTGCAGCAGGAGCGGCGCATCATCGCGCCCGACTGGCGCGGCTTCGGGCTCACGTCCAGCGCGCAGGCCGATCATTATTTTTTTGCAGACTACCTGGCCGACCTGGACCTGCTGCTAGACCACTACGCGCCAGGCCAGGCCATCGACCTCGTCGGCCACAGCATGGGCGGCAACGTGGCCATGATGTACGCCGGGGTGCGGCCCGAGCGCATCCGCAAGCTGGTCAACCTGGAAGGCTTTGGCATGCCCGCCACGCGCCCGGCGCAAGCGCCCACGCGCTATGCGCAGTGGATCGACGAAATCAAGCAGCTGCACCAGGGCAACAAGGATTTGAAGACCTATGAGAGCGCTGACGGCGTGGCACGCCGCCTGATGAAGACCAACCCCCGCCTGTCCGAGGACAAGGCCCAGTGGCTGGCCCAGCACTGGGCGCGGCCCAACGCCCAGGGCCTGTGGGAGATCCTTGGCGACCCGGCCCACAAGATCACCAGCGCCCAGCTGTATCGCGTGGACGAGGCCCTGGCCATCTACGAGCGCATTTCGGCCCCCGTACTGGCCATCGAAGCCAGCGGAGACAGCCTCACCCAGTGGTGGAAAGGCAAATACACACTGGATGAATACCACCAGCGCCTGACCCATGTGCGCGCCTGCCGCACCGCCATGGTGGAAGAAGCGGGCCACATGCTGCACCACGACCAGCCCGAGCAGGTGGCGCAGCTCATTGAGCAGTTCCTGAACGAGGCGTGA
- a CDS encoding AraC family transcriptional regulator, whose amino-acid sequence MASLSALSLDLSALQRRPVFTSDARVDSHDLVAREFSDHGLKWCGGAVDTALSKVRIRQLQMFMLQYGAEVEIRPRPFDDFVLVHLSLSGVAEMVSDGVPIRLPAGAAALIAPRRDLHMRWQQGARQLILKVPCQLLRALAPESLQNDTRFVHPVVALSSVQGQQWHFLMQSLLHVSQQTVESAAHARWVDHMESNVALFLASCAQGMPVHTPPTVPQIEVSSSTSAAGDLRRLERLDDYLRSRLSAPVALDDLARAAGMSVRGLNMLCQRHHGESPMALLRNRRLDAVRARLLAQPGHCVTDTALEFGFGHLGRFSSYYRERFGELPSQTAGV is encoded by the coding sequence ATGGCGTCCCTGTCTGCCTTGTCTCTGGACCTGTCTGCCCTGCAGAGGCGGCCGGTGTTCACCTCGGACGCGCGGGTGGATTCGCATGATCTGGTGGCCCGCGAGTTCTCGGACCATGGCCTGAAATGGTGCGGCGGCGCGGTGGACACGGCGCTGTCCAAAGTGCGTATCCGCCAGTTGCAGATGTTCATGCTGCAATACGGTGCGGAGGTGGAGATCCGCCCGCGCCCCTTTGATGACTTCGTTTTGGTGCATCTGTCGCTCTCGGGCGTTGCCGAGATGGTGTCGGATGGTGTGCCCATCCGTTTGCCGGCCGGGGCCGCTGCACTCATCGCGCCGCGCCGTGACCTGCACATGCGCTGGCAGCAGGGCGCGCGCCAGCTCATCCTCAAGGTGCCGTGCCAGTTGCTGCGGGCGTTGGCGCCTGAATCCCTGCAGAACGACACCCGTTTTGTGCACCCCGTCGTTGCGCTGTCGTCAGTGCAGGGCCAGCAGTGGCATTTTCTGATGCAGTCGCTGCTGCACGTGAGCCAGCAAACGGTGGAGAGCGCCGCCCATGCCCGCTGGGTGGATCACATGGAGAGCAATGTGGCGCTGTTCCTGGCATCGTGTGCGCAGGGCATGCCGGTGCATACACCGCCCACGGTGCCGCAGATCGAGGTGTCGTCCAGCACGTCTGCGGCGGGTGATCTGCGCCGCCTGGAGCGGCTGGATGACTACCTGCGCAGCCGCCTCAGCGCCCCTGTGGCGCTGGACGACCTGGCGCGTGCCGCTGGCATGAGCGTGCGCGGGCTGAACATGCTGTGCCAGCGCCACCATGGCGAATCGCCCATGGCGCTGCTGCGCAATCGCCGCCTGGACGCCGTCCGTGCGCGCCTGCTGGCACAGCCGGGCCACTGCGTGACGGACACCGCCCTGGAATTCGGCTTTGGCCACCTGGGGCGCTTTTCGAGCTACTACCGCGAGCGCTTTGGCGAGCTGCCGAGCCAGACGGCTGGCGTCTGA
- the andAc gene encoding anthranilate 1,2-dioxygenase large subunit AndAc, which yields MSEIPVVEVAPPASLKAQRQVFFPQPDGSNVPYRVFSAQEVYDREQERIFRGPVWSFLGLEAEIPNVGDFKSTFIGDTPVVVTRTPDGLSCWVNRCAHRGAMVCREKRGNAASHTCVYHQWSFAANGDLQGVPFRRGQKGMVGMPKDFKPEEHNLHKLRVDSYKGLLFATFSDDTPPLPEYLGAEMRPWIDRIFHKPIVYLGCTRQYSKSNWKLYFENVKDPYHASLLHLFHTTFNIFRVGMKARSIPDATHGLHSIITVTKPEVETDTAAAYSAQNIRSMDEGFSLEDPTLLGQIKEFDEMTTNHIQPIFPQLVVQQIHNTLVARQLLPKGPSNFELVFHFFGYEDDTPEMRELRLLQANLVGPAGYISMEDTEATELVQRGTVRDGDKHSYIAMAREAPDQQDTVITENLIRRFWVGYQKLMGY from the coding sequence ATGTCCGAAATCCCTGTTGTTGAAGTTGCACCACCTGCCTCGCTGAAGGCCCAGCGCCAGGTGTTTTTCCCGCAGCCTGATGGCTCCAACGTACCGTACCGCGTGTTCAGTGCGCAAGAGGTTTACGACCGTGAACAAGAGCGCATCTTCCGGGGCCCCGTCTGGAGTTTTCTGGGGCTGGAGGCCGAGATACCCAACGTGGGCGACTTCAAGTCCACCTTCATTGGTGATACGCCCGTGGTGGTCACCCGCACCCCTGACGGCCTTTCGTGCTGGGTCAACCGCTGCGCCCACCGTGGCGCCATGGTGTGCCGCGAAAAGCGCGGCAATGCAGCGAGCCACACCTGCGTGTACCACCAGTGGAGCTTTGCGGCCAATGGCGACCTGCAGGGTGTGCCATTTCGCCGGGGGCAAAAGGGCATGGTCGGCATGCCCAAGGACTTCAAGCCCGAAGAACACAACCTGCATAAGCTGCGAGTGGACAGCTACAAGGGCCTGCTGTTTGCCACCTTCAGTGACGACACCCCGCCGCTGCCCGAGTACCTGGGCGCCGAGATGCGGCCGTGGATCGACCGCATCTTCCACAAGCCCATCGTCTACCTGGGCTGCACGCGCCAGTACTCCAAGTCGAACTGGAAGCTGTACTTCGAGAACGTGAAGGACCCGTACCACGCGAGCCTGCTGCATTTGTTCCACACCACGTTCAACATCTTCCGCGTGGGCATGAAGGCGCGCTCCATTCCCGACGCCACACACGGCCTGCACAGCATCATCACGGTGACCAAGCCCGAGGTGGAGACGGACACCGCTGCGGCCTACAGCGCACAGAACATCCGCTCGATGGACGAAGGCTTCTCGCTCGAAGACCCGACGCTGCTGGGGCAGATCAAAGAGTTCGATGAGATGACCACCAACCATATCCAGCCTATCTTTCCGCAGCTGGTGGTGCAGCAGATCCACAACACGCTGGTGGCGCGCCAGCTGCTGCCCAAGGGGCCCAGCAACTTCGAGCTGGTGTTTCACTTTTTTGGCTACGAGGACGACACGCCCGAGATGCGCGAGCTGCGCCTTTTGCAGGCCAACCTGGTGGGGCCTGCGGGCTACATCTCGATGGAAGACACCGAGGCCACCGAGCTGGTGCAGCGCGGCACCGTGCGCGATGGCGACAAGCATTCCTACATCGCCATGGCCCGCGAAGCGCCGGACCAGCAGGACACCGTCATCACCGAAAACCTGATCCGCCGCTTCTGGGTGGGCTACCAGAAGCTGATGGGCTATTGA
- the andAd gene encoding anthranilate 1,2-dioxygenase small subunit AndAd, protein MTTQQRLQLWTELLELQHRYVSALDTNRLEDWPGFFVEDCRYEIIPKENFDAGFPAPIVYCRNAGMLRDRVLSLRNANIFEDHAYRHATSGLVITGVEDGVVRTQSSYIVVITGQAGDSSVYQAGTYLDEVVQHEGEWRYRSKRVVYDTLRVPTLLATPI, encoded by the coding sequence ATGACAACACAACAAAGACTGCAACTGTGGACCGAGTTGCTGGAACTTCAGCACCGCTATGTGAGTGCGCTGGACACCAACCGGCTGGAAGACTGGCCTGGCTTTTTCGTGGAGGACTGCCGCTACGAAATCATCCCCAAGGAGAACTTCGATGCGGGCTTTCCGGCGCCCATCGTGTATTGCCGCAATGCTGGCATGTTGCGCGACCGTGTGCTCTCGCTGCGCAACGCCAACATCTTTGAGGACCATGCTTATCGCCACGCCACGTCGGGCCTGGTCATCACCGGCGTGGAGGACGGCGTGGTGCGCACGCAGTCGAGCTACATCGTGGTGATCACCGGCCAGGCCGGGGATTCCAGCGTGTACCAGGCGGGCACTTACCTTGACGAAGTGGTGCAACACGAAGGCGAGTGGCGCTACCGCAGCAAGCGGGTGGTGTACGACACCTTGCGCGTGCCGACCTTGCTGGCCACTCCCATCTGA
- the andAb gene encoding anthranilate 1,2-dioxygenase ferredoxin subunit AndAb: MQTTTDIQNTEPTCAAWHDVGEPDDFPDGAVWPVVVGGLPVAVFREGEGLYALYDLCTHGAAKLSDGYVEDGCVECPLHQGTFDIRTGAPCKAPVTEAVRTFPVRVVAGRVEVGV, from the coding sequence ATGCAAACAACCACAGACATTCAGAACACCGAACCCACCTGTGCCGCTTGGCACGACGTGGGCGAACCCGATGATTTCCCGGACGGCGCCGTCTGGCCCGTGGTGGTCGGTGGCCTGCCCGTCGCGGTGTTCCGTGAGGGTGAGGGCTTGTATGCCCTGTACGACCTGTGCACCCATGGCGCCGCCAAATTGTCCGACGGCTACGTGGAAGACGGCTGCGTGGAATGCCCCTTGCATCAGGGCACCTTCGACATCCGCACGGGCGCCCCTTGCAAGGCGCCGGTCACCGAAGCGGTGCGCACGTTCCCGGTGCGCGTGGTGGCGGGGCGGGTCGAGGTGGGCGTGTAG
- a CDS encoding ABC transporter substrate-binding protein translates to MALTFRSTSRVHAVARLTALVALVACTSVSAIAQSGPIKVGMALDISGPFAGPGAEARDGFALAIKQLGGKLGGQPVEFVQTDMAGSPDQAKQLVDRFVQREKIDLFTGPIASNVALAVAPSLFAAKVPYLSNNAGPSQLAGAQCNAYFFGTAYQNDQFHEAAGQFAADQKFGRMVVMAPNYPAGKDGITGFKRKYKGQVADEIYTKVGQIDYATELAQLRAAKPDAVYFFLPGAMGINFIKQFVGAGLSKDITLVTSGFSADEDIIGAVGDPMLGLFNTTHWAHDMDNAANKAFVAAFRKEYGGRYPSIYAAQAYDVIAAMDAAVKAAGGKVSDKEALIKALAKAQFPSVRGSFRYANNHYPVQNFYLRTIGKNAEGRVTNKTIKTVLENYGDAYASQCPLK, encoded by the coding sequence ATGGCTCTCACATTTCGCTCAACCTCCCGTGTGCACGCAGTGGCGCGCCTGACAGCCCTGGTGGCCCTGGTGGCCTGCACCTCGGTGTCTGCCATTGCGCAGTCCGGCCCTATCAAGGTCGGTATGGCGCTTGACATCTCGGGCCCGTTTGCAGGCCCTGGGGCCGAGGCGCGTGACGGCTTTGCCCTGGCGATCAAACAGCTCGGGGGCAAGCTGGGCGGCCAGCCTGTCGAGTTTGTGCAGACCGACATGGCGGGCAGTCCTGATCAGGCCAAGCAGCTGGTAGACCGCTTTGTGCAGCGCGAGAAGATCGATCTGTTCACCGGCCCCATTGCCTCCAATGTGGCGCTGGCCGTGGCACCGTCGTTGTTTGCAGCCAAGGTGCCCTACCTGTCGAACAACGCAGGCCCCAGCCAGCTCGCAGGCGCCCAGTGCAATGCCTATTTCTTCGGCACGGCTTACCAGAACGACCAGTTCCATGAGGCCGCAGGCCAGTTTGCGGCCGACCAGAAATTCGGCCGCATGGTGGTAATGGCGCCCAACTACCCTGCGGGCAAAGATGGCATCACCGGCTTCAAGCGCAAGTACAAAGGCCAGGTGGCCGATGAGATCTACACCAAGGTCGGGCAGATCGACTACGCCACCGAGCTGGCCCAGCTGCGCGCAGCCAAGCCCGATGCGGTGTATTTCTTCCTGCCCGGTGCCATGGGCATCAACTTCATCAAACAGTTTGTGGGCGCAGGCCTGTCCAAGGACATCACGCTGGTCACCAGTGGCTTCTCGGCCGATGAGGACATCATTGGCGCGGTGGGCGACCCCATGCTGGGTCTGTTCAACACTACACATTGGGCGCACGACATGGACAACGCGGCCAACAAGGCCTTTGTGGCCGCCTTTCGCAAGGAATACGGCGGCCGCTATCCGTCCATTTACGCAGCCCAGGCCTATGACGTAATCGCAGCCATGGACGCCGCCGTGAAGGCCGCAGGGGGCAAGGTGAGCGACAAAGAGGCCCTCATCAAGGCCTTGGCCAAGGCGCAGTTCCCCTCGGTGCGCGGCTCGTTCCGCTATGCCAACAACCACTACCCGGTACAGAACTTCTATCTGCGCACCATCGGTAAAAACGCCGAAGGCCGCGTGACGAACAAGACCATCAAGACGGTGCTGGAGAACTATGGCGATGCCTATGCCAGCCAGTGCCCCTTGAAGTGA
- a CDS encoding branched-chain amino acid ABC transporter permease — protein sequence MNPILVFEQLLNGAGYGLMLFLIAAGLTLVFGIMDVMNLSHGSLFMVGAYVAATVHVQSGSLAGAVLVAIAATMLVAVLLEVTLMRRLYGRDHLAQVLATFGVILVADDAVKMVWGPSPVMAPTPAALAGPVELFAGLPYPSYRLVVLGAGVLVAGLLYLLVNHSRVGMLVRAGASDRWMAELMGVRVKRVFSGIFLLGAALAALAGALMGPIMAVQVGMGESILIPALVVIVIGGIGSVRGAFVAALLVGLVDTIGRAFLPLLLRATLPPAVAADLGPLCAEVAMYALMAAVLSFRPAGLFSAKG from the coding sequence ATGAATCCGATACTTGTCTTCGAGCAACTGCTCAACGGCGCGGGCTATGGCCTCATGCTGTTCCTCATCGCTGCGGGCCTTACGCTGGTCTTCGGCATCATGGACGTGATGAACCTGTCGCATGGCTCGCTGTTCATGGTGGGGGCCTATGTGGCGGCCACAGTGCATGTGCAAAGCGGCTCGCTGGCAGGCGCCGTGCTAGTGGCCATTGCGGCCACGATGCTGGTGGCCGTGCTGCTGGAGGTGACGCTGATGCGCCGCCTGTATGGACGTGACCACCTGGCCCAGGTGCTGGCCACGTTCGGTGTCATTCTGGTGGCCGACGATGCCGTGAAGATGGTGTGGGGCCCGTCCCCCGTGATGGCGCCCACGCCCGCCGCATTGGCGGGGCCGGTGGAGCTGTTCGCCGGCTTGCCTTATCCCTCGTACCGGTTGGTAGTGCTGGGCGCCGGGGTGCTGGTGGCAGGGCTTTTGTACCTGTTGGTCAATCACAGCCGCGTGGGCATGCTGGTGCGGGCGGGGGCGTCCGACCGGTGGATGGCCGAGCTGATGGGCGTGCGCGTCAAGCGCGTGTTCAGCGGCATCTTTCTGCTGGGGGCTGCGCTGGCCGCACTGGCCGGTGCGCTGATGGGGCCCATCATGGCCGTGCAGGTGGGCATGGGTGAATCCATTTTGATCCCTGCGCTGGTGGTCATTGTCATTGGCGGCATTGGTTCGGTGCGGGGTGCCTTTGTGGCCGCGCTGCTGGTGGGCCTGGTGGACACCATTGGCCGGGCATTCTTGCCGCTGCTGCTGCGCGCCACACTGCCGCCGGCCGTGGCTGCGGACCTGGGACCGCTGTGCGCCGAAGTGGCCATGTACGCATTGATGGCCGCAGTGCTGTCTTTCCGCCCTGCGGGGCTGTTTTCTGCCAAGGGCTGA